A stretch of the Dioscorea cayenensis subsp. rotundata cultivar TDr96_F1 chromosome 4, TDr96_F1_v2_PseudoChromosome.rev07_lg8_w22 25.fasta, whole genome shotgun sequence genome encodes the following:
- the LOC120258555 gene encoding uncharacterized protein LOC120258555 isoform X2: MDYDDNGFQSQNFQLVGDNNNRFPSSLRSFPLPKLDLDENFEVNLRFDSLVRTDGLLGIQGQVNDWIENFSCGNSALESDSTATEPCSISKHGNAWSEATSSESVEILLKSIGEGEIENETIMNEVGAHNQQIGFKEQQNPCPKMEDIVKSGTAPPSDSCAKISLSIVGNSARDPDQFDGASQISNGEKSGMDFDVVPLHERSQSNQESGAEVCVIDRKNTASSQDASKMCPVLGELFFEPSQKKSHIDIGVVGNIACDDSGCFAKECQKTSNPDICSAQADPSPASISSFLSVDKSGCQMFSHNEMEKHDDMTMPDKEAPTNNDSPKNEFRSAKVNDQFSEGHTIDSALCGMKNSSYLEANLDTSVLLTEGCGDPLFSGNPDGLLEAIAYPVKVWNEIDEVGDKNLTTTAEMSYLAVEGSANDEKHPVETNHEENANCHDLSENRSNEAFYGENSMLVEDAKLVGSLGKEKKLHTTLGVTKERKNPEYSSIDSDNSHIANNCREAGNLPSSHDQAYSEGTENKDGANSSKTNLSDAVLLKHGSADKEKCAEDGVIEKEVIKDTRETVRLEKFSPALGNVADEDILSSNDQSKMGRAADSLPGHMGLSGSPVSRNSDNDASKELDKRKLLKVVDDSLVRDMVQNESEHREAEFPSPVSYEDKDVTISSSVHTSMLRSDAEAQILPKTASGSAHMGGLPVKEIVCGVTAASFIPDCPNPATPRKANANVIQLDETSGKCSMILKGDANSQISVTSTAVNVAGQPSALKCENKGDTEADVASGDGTYDQNLTHQSESNTQYHSQEATTGKSDSSEPNCGSPPVMGCIEHNKDMKEQKDQRDIVGVSQPWTCSATMVGCVDNVQLVPHDSKDSIASDDDRSFTFEVGPVDVLSEKSPGHFCAMHSFKLAQGPKENLRESRFESGKAKLHGPVIKTTDKDNTWALSGCCAEQITASSARRPTDVSPPLQLTKMEEKHSSRSPSIVGTISKDMESDDKRQCPPIEDNSSKVSCSPSFQASDFPDFNSAISLAALSHQPFTDLQQVQLRAQIFVYGSLIQGTPPDEACMIAAFGESDGGRSHWETVWHVAVDRFQNQKQPASACETPVSSRSAVKSSEQLTRGNTLQGRALGPGLCQSSTKISSLATYNSSSFPAPLWNISPRDGLNTNMSRGTNLDFNQALSPMHSYQPLQMRQHPGNIASWFSPSAHPGTLITPSQGSRSDGTPQYSAVAVTTAQATPSRELLVSRASNLPLATASVLLPSPGSSNVSVTQVAQIEAPRKPANTVNNKNPSTVHKPRKRKKAAVMADFVPVFPVSLSQIEPHVTVGSENRISAGLPSSVNSPTKVGTDCPLASTDQIISPTQYQIVSSGTTEQRVIFSEEMRSKIEQAKLQAEDAAALAVSTVSHSQGIWSQIALKKDSGLVSEAEEKLVSAAVASTVAAAVAKAAAAAAKVASDAALQAKLMADEAMDSVKQANITRSSETGHDKERNLSRLTSMSISKGKEKSQGSSLAIAVAREASKRRLESTTAAAKRAENFDAIVKAAELAAEAVSQAGIIVAMGDPLPFTLRELAEAGPENYWKVHCSADEGINNTVPQNGTQELGTGGSCAQDTTEKEFNVGRTTQDESLLLSDKKYTGSGLGNTSMGEPVASNLIVDIIRKDSVVEVVADEDGLRGVWFSARVLDLKDDKAYICYDNLLTNEGPDRLKEWIPLKVDGLKAPRIRIAHPATVVKPDGGTKKRRREAINNYDWTIGDHVDAWIRDGWWEGVVTDKSKEDESKLHVHFPAGGDSSIVRAWNLRPSLIWKDGQWTQWSRHKENILEPYEGDTPQEKRPKTISFRDNSDSDVDGRGNGKMSRNLPDDALKKPEEPLILSANERTFSVGKNVREANNPGTLKSRQTVLQKERSRVVFGVPKPGKKRKFMEVSKHYVADKTDKISEGNNSVKFAKYLMPQASRSLRNTSKVDPRGKQAVGSKPKWPRPIKSQATQTKSAAEKDNSSVSNASASSCAESGPGAFSKPGVSANDEECQLERQNMLEVGSTRTLDLHVKQKITAVVEKSITSEAKGLEHPGKVMTEASELRRSNRRFQPTSRLLEGLQSSLIISKAPVVQHDRGARALHRGGSSSKGNVHG; this comes from the exons ATGGATTATGATGACAATGGTTTTCAAAGTCAAAATTTTCAGCTAGTTGGAGACAACAACAATAGATTCCCTTCAAGTTTACGATCATTTCCTTTGCCAAAGCTTGAtcttgatgaaaattttgaggTTAATCTCAGGTTTGATAGCCTAGTTCGAACAGACGGTTTACTTGGAATACAAGGGCAGGTTAATGATTGGATTGAGAATTTCTCTTGTGGAAATAGTGCATTAGAATCCGACTCGACTGCTACTGAACCTTGCTCCATTTCAAAACATGGCAATGCTTGGTCGGAGGCTACATCATCTGAATCTGTTGAAATATTATTGAAATCCATTGGAGAAGGTGAAATAGAGAATGAAACTATCATGAATGAGGTGGGCGCCCATAATCAACAGATTGGCTTTAAGGAACAGCAGAACCCCTGCCCTAAGATGGAGGATATTGTAAAGAGTGGTACTGCACCACCATCTGATAGTTGTGCAAAGATCTCTTTAAGCATTGTTGGCAATTCAGCAAGGGATCCTGATCAGTTTGATGGTGCATCACAAATTTCTAATGGAGAAAAGTCTGGAATGGACTTTGATGTAGTACCCTTACATGAAAGGTCTCAATCGAATCAAGAATCTGGTGCTGAGGTTTGTGTCATAGATAGGAAGAACACTGCATCATCTCAGGATGCATCAAAAATGTGCCCTGTCCTTGGTGAACTTTTCTTTGAGCCATCTCAAAAGAAAAGTCACATAGATATTGGAGTTGTGGGAAACATTGCATGTGATGATAGTGGTTGTTTTGCAAAAGAATGTCAAAAAACCTCTAATCCTGATATTTGCAGTGCTCAAGCTGACCCTTCTCCTGCATCCATAAGTAGTTTTCTTTCTGTGGATAAATCTGGATGTCAGATGTTTTCACATAACGAAATGGAGAAACACGATGATATGACAATGCCTGATAAAGAAGCTCCAACTAATAATGATTCCCCAAAAAATGAATTTAGAAGTGCTAAGGTGAATGATCAGTTTTCTGAGGGGCATACAATTGATAGTGCGCTTTGTGGTATGAAGAATTCTTCTTACTTGGAGGCAAATCTAGATACTTCGGTTTTGTTGACAGAGGGGTGTGGTGATCCTTTATTTTCTGGGAACCCTGATGGATTGCTTGAGGCTATTGCTTACCCTGTGAAAGTTTGGAATGAAATCGATGAGGTTGGTGATAAAAATCTGACAACAACAGCTGAGATGTCTTATTTAGCTGTGGAGGGCAGTGCGAATGATGAAAAACATCCGGTTGAAACCAATCACGAGGAAAATGCCAATTGCCATGACCTATCAGAAAATAGGTCAAATGAGGCCTTCTATGGTGAAAATAGTATGCTTGTTGAGGACGCCAAACTTGTTGGTAGCcttggaaaagagaaaaaacttcATACTACTTTGGGcgtaacaaaagaaagaaaaaatcctGAATACTCTAGCATAGATAGTGACAATAGCCATATAGCCAATAATTGTAGGGAGGCAGGTAATCTACCTTCTTCTCATGACCAAGCATATTCAGAAGGAACTGAAAATAAAGATGGTGCTAATAGCTCTAAAACTAATCTCTCTGATGCTGTTCTGTTGAAACATGGGTCTGCTGATAAAGAAAAATGTGCTGAAGATGGAGTTATTGAGAAAGAAGTAATCAAGGATACACGAGAGACTGTTAGACTGGAGAAATTTTCACCAGCTCTAGGAAATGTTGCAGATGAGGATATTTTATCTTCCAATGACCAAAGCAAAATGGGCAGGGCTGCTGATTCTCTTCCTGGGCACATGGGCTTGTCTGGCAGTCCTGTTAGCAGAAACTCTGATAATGATGCTTCTAAAGAATTGGACAAGAGGAAACTTCTCAAAGTCGTGGATGATTCATTGGTGAGGGATATGGTTCAGAATGAGTCAG AACACAGAGAAGCAGAATTCCCTTCTCCAGTATCTTATGAGGATAAAGATGTGACAATTTCTTCAAGCGTACACACATCTATGTTGCGGAGTGATGCGGAAGCCCAGATATTGCCCAAAACAGCTTCTGGGTCAGCACATATGGGTGGTTTACCTGTGAAGGAAATTGTTTGTGGTGTCACAG CTGCTAGCTTTATACCAGACTGTCCCAACCCTGCTACACCAAGAAAAGCAAATG CAAATGTCATTCAGCTTGATGAGACAAGTGGGAAATGTTCAATGATTTTGAAGGGTGATGCAAACAGCCAAATATCTGTAACATCAACTGCAGTTAATGTTGCTG GCCAACCTTCTGCTCTTAAATGTGAAAACAAAGGGGATACTGAAGCTGATGTAGCTTCTGGAGATGGCACTTATGATCAGAATTTGACTCATCAATCAGAAA GTAATACTCAGTACCATTCACAGGAAGCTACAACTGGGAAATCGGATTCTTCTGAACCTAATTGTGGTTCGCCTCCAGTAATGGGTTGCATTGAGCACAACAAAGACATGAAGGAGCAGAAAGATCAGAGAGATATTGTCGGGGTTTCGCAACCCTGGACTTGCTCTGCTACTATGGTGGGATGTGTTGATAATGTTCAACTTGTGCCTCATGATTCTAAGGACAGCATTGCTTCTGATGATGACAGAAGCTTCACATTTGAGGTTGGACCAGTAGACGTTCTTTCTGAAAAGAGCCCTGGTCATTTTTGTGCCATGCATTCTTTCAAGCTTGCTCAG GGGCCAAAAGAAAATTTACGGGAAAGTCGGTTTGAATCTGGAAAAGCCAAACTACATGGTCCTGTTATCAAGACAACTGACAAGGATAATACTTGGGCTTTATCTGGTTGCTGCGCTGAACAAATCACCGCATCTAGTGCAAGAAGGCCTACTGATGTATCACCACCGTTACAGCTAACTAAAATGGAGGAGAAACATAGCAGTAGATCACCAAGCATTGTCGGAACTATAAGCAAGGATATGGAGTCAGATGATAAAAGGCAATGCCCACCCATTGAAGACAATAGTTCAAAAGTGTCCTGTTCTCCTTCCTTTCAGGCATCTGATTTTCCTGATTTCAACTCGGCAATATCATTAGCAGCTTTGTCCCATCAACCTTTCACAGATCTGCAACAAGTTCAATTACGTGCACAGATATTTGTTTATGGATCTCTAAT CCAGGGAACCCCTCCTGATGAGGCTTGTATGATAGCAGCCTTTGGAGAAAGTG ATGGTGGACGAAGTCATTGGGAAACTGTGTGGCATGTTGCAGTTGACCGATTTCAGAATCAGAAACAACCTGCTAGTGCTTGCGagacccctgtgtcttctcgctctg CTGTTAAAAGTTCTGAACAACTTACAAGGGGTAACACTCTGCAAGGCAGAGCCCTTGGTCCTGGTCTATGCCAAAGTAGCACTAAGATTTCATCATTAGCTACATACAATTCGTCCTCTTTCCCAGCACCATTGTGGAACATCTCTCCTCGTGACGGCTTAAATACCAATATGTCAAGAGGCACAAATTTGGACTTCAACCAGGCTTTATCTCCCATGCATTCATATCAACCACTGCAAATGAGGCAGCACCCAGGCAATATTGCATCTTGGTTTTCTCCTTCTGCTCATCCGGGAACCTTGATCACTCCATCGCAAGGGTCGAGATCTGATGGTACTCCACAATATTCAGCAGTTGCAGTTACCACAGCACAAGCAACACCAAGCAGGGAATTACTGGTTTCACGTGCCTCTAATTTGCCGCTTGCAACTGCGAGTGTGTTGCTGCCTTCTCCGGGTTCATCAAATGTTTCAGTGACACAAGTTGCACAGATTGAAGCACCCAGGAAACCTGCAAACACTGTGAATAATAAAAATCCATCAACTGTTCACAAGCCTAGAAAGAGGAAGAAGGCTGCAGTCATGGCAGATTTTGTGCCAGTGTTTCCAGTATCCCTATCTCAGATAGAACCTCATGTTACTGTAGGTAGTGAGAATAGGATCTCTGCAGGCCTGCCCTCATCTGTTAATTCTCCAACAAAGGTAGGTACTGATTGTCCTTTGGCTAGTACAGACCAAATTATCTCTCCAACTCAGTACCAGATAGTCAGCAGTGGCACTACTGAGCAAAGAGTTATCTTTTCTGAGGAGATGCGCAGTAAAATTGAGCAGGCCAAGCTACAAGCAGAAGATGCTGCTGCTCTTGCTGTTTCTACTGTAAGTCACAGCCAAGGCATATGGAGTCAGATAGCTTTAAAGAAAGATTCTGGACTAGTTTCAGAAGCTGAAGAAAAACTTGTCTCTGCAGCTGTTGCATCAACTGTGGCTGCTGCTGTTGCAAAGGCAGCCGCAGCTGCTGCCAAGGTTGCGTCTGATGCTGCTTTGCAGGCTAAACTCATGGCAGATGAAGCTATGGATTCTGTAAAACAAGCGAATATCACCCGGAGTTCCGAAACTGGCCATGATAAGGAAAGAAATTTGTCAAGGCTGACTTCTATGTCAATTTCAAAGGGCAAGGAGAAGTCACAAGGATCTAGTTTGGCAATTGCTGTGGCACGAGAAGCTTCCAAGAGAAGGTTGGAATCAACTACTGCTGCTGCAAAACGGGCAGAGAACTTTGATGCTATAGTCAAAGCTGCAGAACTGGCTGCTGAAGCTGTGTCTCAAGCTGGTATAATTGTTGCAATGGGTGATCCTTTACCTTTTACATTACGAGAATTGGCAGAAGCTGGCCCAGAAAATTACTGGAAAGTTCACTGTTCAGCTGATGAAGGAATTAACAATACAGTTCCTCAGAATGGAACACAGGAACTGGGCACAGGTGGATCCTGCGCTCAAGATACAACAGAAAAAGAATTCAATGTTGGGAGAACCACCCAGGATGAAAGTCTGCTTTTATCTGACAAAAAATATACAG GTAGTGGACTTGGGAATACATCTATGGGTGAACCAGTTGCGAGTAATCTGATCGTGGATATTATACGAAAGGATTCTGTTGTTGAG GTGGTTGCTGATGAGGATGGGCTTAGAGGAGTTTGGTTTTCTGCTCGGGTTCTGGATTTGAAGGATGACAAAGCCTACATCTGCTATGATAATCTGCTTACTAATGAAG GCCCTGATCGGCTGAAGGAGTGGATACCACTTAAAGTTGATGGATTAAAAGCTCCCAGAATACGAATTGCTCATCCTGCTactgtggtgaagcctgatggAGGCACAAAGAAGCGGCGCAGAGAGGCTATAAACAACTATGATTGGACAATTGGAGATCATGTAGATGCATGGATACGTGATGG CTGGTGGGAAGGTGTTGTCACTGACAAGAGCAAGGAGGATGAATCAAAGCTTCACGTCCATTTTCCAG CTGGAGGTGACTCATCAATTGTTAGGGCTTGGAATCTTCGCCCATCACTCATTTGGAAGGATGGTCAATGGACTCAATGGTCGCGTCATAAGGAAAACATTCTCGAACCATATGAG GGTGATACCCCTCAAGAGAAAAGACCAAAAACAATCAGCTTCAGAGACAACAGTGACTCTGATGTTGATGGACGAGGAAATGGTAAGATGTCCAGGAATTTGCCGGATGATGCTTTGAAAAAGCCTGAGGAGCCATTGATTTTATCTGCAAATGAAAGAACTTTTTCTGTTGGAAAGAATGTGAGAGAAGCAAATAATCCTGGCACACTTAAATCAAGGCAAACAGTCCTACAGAAAGAAAGATCAAGGGTGGTATTTGGTGTTCCTAAACCTGGAAAGAAGAGGAAATTTATGGAAGTAAGCAAACATTATGTTGCAGATAAGACAGACAAAATAAGTGAGGGGAACAATTCTGTTAAATTTGCCAAATACTTGATGCCACAAGCATCTCGCTCATTGAGAAATACTTCTAAAGTGGATCCTAGAGGAAAGCAAGCTGTTGGATCTAAGCCTAAATGGCCCAGACCTATAAAATCTCAGGCTACTCAAACCAAAAGTGCAGCTGAGAAGGATAACTCATCTGTTAGTAATGCATCGGCCTCCAGTTGTGCAGAGTCTGGTCCTGGTGCTTTTTCAAAACCCGGAGTTTCTGCTAACGATGAAGAATGCCAGTTAGAAAGACAGAATATGCTTGAAGTTGGTTCCACTAGAACTCTAG ATCTTCATGTGAAACAGAAGATTACAGCTGTCGTAGAGAAATCAATCACAAGTGAAGCGAAGGGCTTGGAACATCCTGGGAAAGTAATGACTGAAGCCAGTGAGCTTCGTAGATCCAACCGCAGGTTTCAGCCAACTTCAAGG TTGCTTGAAGGACTACAAAGCTCTTTGATCATTTCCAAGGCTCCCGTTGTTCAACATGATAGAGGTGCCAGAGCTCTTCACAGAGGTGGTTCATCATCCAAGG GAAACGTTCATGGCTGA